A stretch of the Parachlamydia acanthamoebae genome encodes the following:
- a CDS encoding peptidoglycan D,D-transpeptidase FtsI family protein: protein MKNQTTQKISLTDRKRLIILALFIFSLFALLIVQFYNIQIIQGEKWTQEAKKQHFFTIDEPFLRGSFISNTSIARGHAEPAQKFVVDIQKFHLHIDPLSIPEAHRDPIAHYLLENLTLPSSERNALRSQFDIKSRNRKLAMWLNAEDQDLLSKWWLSYAKQHKIARNALFFISDYQRSYPFGKLLGQVLHTIQNQKDDATKQALPTGGLELKFNAFLQGKQGKRLLMRSPRHSFETGEVITPPENGADVYLTINHCLQAIAEEELSKGVKKCKGKAGWAVIMEPRTGEILALAQYPFFYPPDYQKYFNDPNLTEHTKIKALTDANEPGSVMKPFTLATALMANDRMRDMRLAPIFDPEEMIPTANGRFPGRSKDLKDLSFHNYLNMYMALQKSTNIYMARIVERVINRLGNEWYRNVLSETFKFGQKTNLELPSESPGLLPRIGKKHPNGALEWSTPTPFSLAIGHNIQLNSIQIARAYAMLANGGYLVEPTLIRKIVKKNPDGTETLVLDHTTPSRTQKFPKMLSKPIVDEVVKAMKYVTKPGGSGQKGDIWGYTEVGKTSTAEKVVNGVYSKTQNVATFVGFTPIDNPAFVLLVTIEEPECCYIPGIGKNSRGGVATAPVFREIAMKSLEYLGIKPDDPYGYPVGDPRRDSEKAHWMQETRKLQEMYEKWNNKA, encoded by the coding sequence ATGAAAAATCAGACAACCCAAAAAATTTCTTTAACAGATCGCAAACGTTTAATCATTTTAGCGCTCTTTATTTTTAGCCTCTTCGCCTTATTGATTGTCCAATTCTACAACATTCAAATCATTCAAGGTGAAAAGTGGACACAAGAAGCTAAAAAGCAACACTTTTTTACGATCGATGAGCCTTTTCTTAGAGGAAGTTTTATTTCGAACACTTCGATAGCCCGCGGGCATGCTGAACCTGCTCAAAAATTTGTTGTCGACATTCAAAAATTTCATCTCCATATCGATCCTTTATCGATTCCTGAAGCACATCGGGATCCCATTGCACACTATTTACTGGAAAATTTAACTCTGCCTTCTTCAGAAAGAAATGCTTTACGAAGTCAATTCGACATAAAAAGCCGTAATCGCAAATTGGCGATGTGGTTAAACGCTGAAGATCAGGATTTGCTCTCGAAATGGTGGCTGAGTTATGCAAAGCAACATAAAATTGCGCGCAATGCTCTTTTTTTTATCTCCGATTACCAAAGATCTTATCCTTTTGGAAAGCTACTAGGGCAAGTTTTACATACAATCCAAAATCAAAAAGATGATGCGACCAAACAGGCGTTACCGACTGGCGGACTTGAACTTAAATTCAATGCTTTTTTGCAAGGGAAACAAGGAAAAAGACTTCTCATGCGTTCTCCTCGACATTCTTTTGAAACAGGGGAAGTGATCACTCCACCAGAGAATGGAGCGGATGTTTACTTGACAATCAACCATTGTCTTCAAGCCATAGCAGAAGAAGAGCTTTCTAAAGGGGTAAAAAAATGTAAAGGCAAAGCTGGTTGGGCTGTTATTATGGAACCTCGTACAGGAGAAATTTTAGCTTTAGCTCAATACCCTTTTTTTTATCCTCCTGACTACCAAAAATACTTCAACGATCCTAATTTAACTGAACACACGAAAATAAAAGCTCTCACAGATGCAAATGAACCTGGATCTGTCATGAAACCTTTTACGCTTGCCACAGCTTTAATGGCAAATGATCGGATGCGTGATATGCGTTTAGCCCCCATCTTTGATCCAGAAGAAATGATTCCCACAGCAAATGGACGCTTTCCAGGAAGATCTAAAGATTTAAAAGATTTAAGCTTTCACAATTATCTCAACATGTATATGGCCTTGCAAAAATCGACAAACATTTACATGGCGAGAATTGTCGAACGTGTGATCAATCGTCTAGGAAATGAGTGGTACCGAAATGTTTTGTCAGAAACTTTCAAGTTTGGACAAAAAACAAATCTTGAACTTCCTTCAGAAAGTCCGGGACTACTTCCTCGAATTGGTAAAAAGCATCCAAATGGCGCTTTAGAATGGTCTACACCAACCCCCTTTTCTTTAGCCATAGGACATAATATTCAGCTAAATAGTATTCAGATTGCACGAGCTTATGCTATGCTTGCAAACGGGGGTTACCTAGTAGAACCCACATTGATCAGGAAAATTGTCAAAAAAAATCCTGATGGGACAGAAACACTCGTTCTTGACCATACAACTCCTTCAAGAACACAAAAATTCCCTAAAATGCTTTCAAAACCGATTGTAGATGAAGTGGTAAAAGCGATGAAATACGTGACAAAGCCCGGTGGATCAGGTCAAAAAGGGGATATTTGGGGCTACACCGAAGTTGGCAAGACAAGCACAGCCGAAAAAGTTGTCAATGGAGTATATTCAAAAACTCAAAACGTTGCTACATTTGTTGGCTTTACTCCTATAGATAATCCCGCTTTTGTGTTACTTGTCACAATCGAAGAACCCGAATGCTGTTATATTCCTGGCATTGGTAAAAATTCACGTGGAGGTGTCGCAACAGCTCCTGTTTTTAGGGAAATCGCGATGAAATCCTTAGAGTATTTGGGAATTAAACCCGACGATCCTTATGGGTACCCCGTGGGAGATCCAAGGCGTGATAGTGAAAAAGCTCACTGGATGCAAGAAACTCGGAAGTTGCAAGAAATGTATGAAAAGTGGAATAACAAGGCATAA
- a CDS encoding UDP-N-acetylmuramoyl-L-alanyl-D-glutamate--2,6-diaminopimelate ligase, with product MKLKKVLKDIPVVQVKGSKEIEISGICANSQLIAPGNLFIAKKGLKFDGTSYIPEAINHGATAIVTDIYDPSFKEITQIICKNVAEVEGRFSANFYQMPSQELFTVGITGTNGKTTTSFLVKYLLEQLNLPCGLIGTIEYILGRYRYKASHTTPDVHSNHHMLREMVHQGCQAAVMEVTSHALDQKRVEHIDYDIAIYTNLTQDHLDYHQNMECYAAAKRKLFLQLDQVPSKKSKQIIANLDCPWFETILKGIKTPIFTFGIDSPADLRACPTSFGPTGTHIDLHYQGRSYSTFFPLIGRFNIYNCLAAIAVGLTRKITLEKLISLTQQFPPPPGRLEPIQNDLDLNLFVDFAHTEDALYKALECLSELKKGKIITVFGCGGDRDKTKRPKMAQASASFSDLTIVTSDNPRSEDPLKIIQEITEGFSLQDNYIVQPDRLSAIAFAIEKANPGDIILVAGKGHETTQIFAHHTIEFDDRKIAQEICAKMSLNTY from the coding sequence ATGAAGTTAAAAAAAGTCCTCAAAGACATTCCTGTTGTGCAAGTTAAAGGCTCAAAAGAAATTGAAATATCTGGCATATGTGCAAATTCTCAATTAATTGCTCCAGGAAATTTATTTATCGCAAAAAAGGGATTAAAATTTGATGGCACTTCATATATTCCAGAAGCCATTAACCATGGAGCAACCGCAATTGTAACGGATATTTACGATCCATCCTTTAAAGAAATCACGCAGATTATCTGCAAAAATGTTGCGGAGGTAGAAGGGCGTTTTTCTGCTAATTTCTACCAAATGCCTTCCCAAGAACTTTTTACTGTCGGTATCACAGGAACTAATGGAAAAACAACCACATCTTTTTTAGTGAAGTATTTGCTCGAACAGCTCAACCTCCCCTGCGGCCTCATTGGCACCATCGAATACATTCTTGGTAGGTATCGTTACAAAGCCTCTCACACAACGCCTGATGTACATTCCAATCATCACATGCTCCGAGAAATGGTTCATCAAGGCTGCCAAGCTGCCGTCATGGAAGTGACTTCTCACGCACTTGACCAAAAAAGAGTGGAACACATCGATTATGATATCGCCATTTACACAAACTTGACGCAGGATCATTTAGATTACCATCAAAATATGGAATGCTATGCGGCCGCAAAACGAAAACTCTTTTTGCAGCTCGATCAAGTCCCATCTAAGAAAAGCAAACAAATTATTGCAAATCTTGATTGCCCTTGGTTTGAAACCATTTTAAAAGGGATTAAAACCCCTATTTTTACATTTGGAATTGACAGCCCTGCTGATTTACGTGCCTGCCCCACATCTTTTGGACCGACTGGAACACATATTGATCTACATTATCAGGGACGCAGCTATTCCACTTTTTTTCCTCTCATCGGACGATTTAATATTTACAATTGCTTAGCTGCTATTGCGGTAGGGCTTACACGCAAAATTACACTAGAAAAATTGATCTCTCTAACTCAACAATTTCCGCCCCCTCCTGGTCGATTGGAGCCTATTCAAAATGACCTAGATTTAAATCTTTTTGTTGATTTTGCACATACTGAAGATGCTTTATACAAAGCCCTGGAATGCTTATCTGAACTCAAAAAAGGGAAAATCATCACTGTTTTTGGATGTGGTGGAGATCGTGATAAAACAAAAAGGCCTAAAATGGCTCAGGCAAGTGCATCTTTTTCTGACCTAACTATCGTAACTTCGGATAATCCTCGTTCAGAAGATCCTCTAAAAATCATTCAGGAAATTACTGAGGGGTTCTCCCTTCAAGACAACTATATCGTTCAACCAGATCGCCTTTCTGCTATCGCCTTTGCGATCGAAAAAGCAAATCCGGGTGACATCATTTTGGTTGCAGGAAAGGGACATGAAACAACACAAATTTTTGCTCATCATACAATCGAATTTGACGATCGGAAAATTGCTCAAGAAATCTGTGCCAAAATGTCTCTTAACACTTATTAA